The DNA region GGATATCCAGGAATAGATCCTAATAAGATAGAGAAGATAGGAAAGGTAAAGATACTTTCCTGGGAAGACCATCCTATTTTAAGATTTGTACAGCTTTATGGAATCCAAATAGATAATGCTTACATATTTAAGGACGAAAAATTAAGGCCTATTATATATTCCACAAGGGGTCCTGTAGGATATTATTTAAAAGAGGACAATATGGAGGGAATTATTCTTTCCTTTGATTTACTTTCTACATCTTGGATTTATCGTGATTCTTTTCCCCTCTTCATATACAATTTATTAAAATATATGCTATCTTATGATCCCCAAAAACAAGTACAAGAAAACCTTAACTTTACAGGATTTTATGAAAATCCAGAAGACAAAAAAATCTATGCGATAAATCTTTTTTCACAAAAAGAATCTACCATAGAACCCCAAATAACATCTCAAGAGGTTATCCTTGCTAAAAAAAGACCTAAGGAAAAAGCTTATGTTAATCTTGATCTTTCCTATATATTCCTTTTCTTTGCTTTAATTGCCATAATTTTTGAGATGTTCCTTTATATGGGAGGAAGGATCTATACATGATAAGCTTTGAAAAACCCATATTTTTGGTCCTAATCCCTATAATATATTTCCTAATAAAAAGGTATAAGAAAAAAGCAATTTTAAGATCCATTGAGATTTTACTTATTCTCTTTTCCCTTTCAGGATTGCAAATAATGTCCTATTCTGATAGAGTAAACACTTTCTTTCTATTAGATCAGTCTGCCAGTATTCCTTCTTGGGAAAAAGAGCGAGCAATAGGTTTTATAAAAGAATCTCTGAATAGTAAAAAGAGCTACGATAGGGTAGGACTTGTGTCTTTTGCTGGAGATGTAAATGTGGAACAAGATCTCTCAGAAAATACTGATCTTTCTAACCTTTCAGGCATTAAAAATCCATATTTTACCAATATAGAAGAGGCTTTAAATAGAATACTTCTTATTAAACCTCAAGAAAAACCAGCAAGAGTAATCATCTTTAGTGATCTTCAAGAAAATGCAGGAAGAGTTTTAAACCTTGAAGATAGAATAAAGAGGAAAAAAATACAAATAGATATATTTCCATTAAACACTGCTTTCCATAAAGAGATATCCATAGAAAAAATTCAAAATTCTGATATAGGACATTTGGGACAAGAATTTCCTATCAGTATAAGAATTAAAAGTTATGGTATAAAAGAAGCAAAATTAAAGATAAACTTTGACGGAACATCGCAAATACAGGATCTAAAAGATCTTCAAGAAGATAACATAATCTCTTTATCTCTTAAGGCTAAAAATACAGGACTAAAAGAGATAGAAGCAGAAATATATTCTCCTGAAGATACCTACAAAGAAAATAATATGGCATCATCCTATATATACATTCAAGGAAAACCAAAAATTCTATATCTTGCAGGGAAAGATTTTAACCCTACTTTTGCAAAATCCCTTGTGATACAAGGCTGGAATGTGGTGATTGACTTCAAACCTTATTCCCAAATTTCGAATCTAAATTCTTACCAAGGGGTAATTATGGATAATATTCCTCAAGAAGATCTACCTTTGGATAAAATGGAACTTCTTAAAAATTTTGTAATAGACAAAGGAGGTACATTACTAATCTTAGGAGGAGATAAAAGTTTTTCTGCAGGAAACTACCATGGAACTCCCTTAGAAGAAATATTGCCTTTAACTTTAAAACCAGAACAGATACTTAAAAAGAGTAATGTTGCCATAATTATAGTTCTTGATGCCTCGGGAAGTATGGGGAGTTATTCTGGAGGAGACATGAAGATGGAGCTTGCAAAAGAATCGGCTCAGTTGGTCTTGGACCTTTTAGAAGATAAGGATTATTTTGGACTCATTGCCTTTGACCATTCCTATCAATGGATTGTACCCTTACAACCCCTCACCAATAAAGAAGAGGCAGCAAGTTTAATATCAAGAATCTCTCCCGGAGGTGGTACCGCTCTATATCCTCCTTTAAAATCTGCTGGAGAATCTCTCCTTAAGGTTCCTATAAAAAGTAAGCATATTATCGCTATCACTGATGGTCAAACAGAAGGAGGCGACTTTTATAACTTAGTAAGAAACTTGGCAAAATATAAAATTACTGTCTCAACCATAGGGATAGGAGAAGATGCCAATATACCCCTCTTAAAGGATATCGCTAATTGGGGGAATGGTAGATTTTATCACACATGGAATATAAGAAATCTTCCCCAACTCCTCCTCTCAGAAACAAAGGCTCTACTAAGATCTAACATCGTAGAAAAAAGCTTTATACCAAAATCTTTAGCAGATGAAAAAATAGAATTTCCACCATTAAAAGGATATGTGCTTACATCTTCAAGATACCCTTATCCTACTATACTTTCCTCTCCTGAGGGAGATCCTATCTTAGCAAAAGGACAATTTGGCCTTGGACAAGTAATAGCTTTCACTTCTGCTTTAAAAAACTACTGGGGAGATGAGTGGCTTAAGTGGAATAAATTAGGGAAATTTTTCAGTGAAATGTTAAGAGAAGCAATTCCTCATCAGGTATCCGAAATTCAAATTTCCATAAGGGAAGAGGAGGGGAAAGGTATTTTAAATATAGTTTATGCTGATAAAGATGGAAATTATATAAACTTTGCCAATTTGAAATATACCCTCACTGACATTCAGGGAAGAGAAATAAAAGGAAGCTTCTATCAAAAGGCACCTGGGACCTATGAGGCTATATTTCCTATAGAAAAACTTGGGAAATATCAAATTACTATACAAGATAACGATAAAATCTTAGCTAAAATACCTTGGTCCTTTGGAAACTCAAAGGAGTTTATCCCAAAAACCTTTAATAAAGAATTAGCGCAAAAAATCACTTCTATATCTTCAGGAAAGATTATATCTTCTCCTTCCGATGTCTTTAGAAGAATGCCTTATTGGGATGCTGATAAAAAGGATCTCTCAACTCCCCTATTAATCTCTTGCGTAATTCTCTTCCTCGTAGAACTTATTTCAAGAAGATGGAAAGAAATTCAAGAATTAATATTAAACCTTCTTGGTAAAATAAAAATAGTAGAAGATCAAGAATGGTATAAGAAAGTAGAAAGTAAAATGATAGAAGAGTTTAACAAAAAGCCTACTCCCTCCATGCTTGAGACAGTAACCCTTGAACTTAGAGCAAGAATGTTTATAGCTCATCTTAAAGAGGAAGAAAGAAAAAGAAAGGAAAAGAAATGAAGGAGAAAGAAAGCTTAAGTAAATTTTTAATAAAAGCCCAAGAGGATGCAATTAATCTCATAAATAAAACCATAGAAGAAGTACGAGATATATCTCTGAATTTAAGACCATCTCTGCTTGACAATTTAGGACTTCTATCTGCCCTAAAATGGTACATACAAAAGCAGACAGAAAGAGCCAATATAAATATTGAATACAAATTTAATTTTAATGAAGAAAAACTTGAAAAAGACTATGCTATCTCGGTGTTTCGTATCATACAAGAAGGCATCACAAATGCTATAAGACATGCCAATGCCAAAAACATTTATGTAGAGATAAAAGAAGAAAATAAAATAGTTGAGATAACTATAAAAGATGATGGCATAGGCCTTAATGTAGATGAGATATGGAAAGTAAAAGAAAGGGCAGAACTGTTAGGAGGAAAAATAGCTCTCAATAGTGAAATAGGGAAAGGGACATAGATAAAAGTTTGTTTTACTATAGATTGACCCCATGTCTATTAAAGTCTTAATTGCTGATGACCATACTTTAGTGAGAGAAGGAATTAAAGCTCTCCTAAAAGAAAGGGGAGAAATTGAGGTCATTGATAGTTGCAAGTACAGGAAACGAAATCATCTCAAAGACAAAAGAATTAAATCCTGATATTATTCTCCTTGATATATCTATGCCTGAGGTAGAAAATCTTTCCTTCTGTAAAAAGATCAAAGAAATTTCTCCCAATACTAAAATAATAATTCTTACCATGCATTTTTCAGAGGAATATGTAAAAGAGGCTTTCAAAAATGGCGCAGAAGGATACATATTAAAGGACTCATCCTTCTCAGAGCTTGAAATAGCAATTAAGTCAGTATTTGAAGGACATACCTACATAACCCCTAAGGTGTCCAAGGTAATTATAAAGGACTATCTTCAAAAAGAGCAAAATCCACTAAAACTCTCACCGAAAGACAAAAAGAGATCCTAAAACTTATAGCAGAAGGCTACTCCTCAAAAGAAATTGCCTACAAGCTTAATATAAGCATTAAAACTGTAGAAGCTCATAAATCTCAAATAGAGGAAATAACAATGGTTAAAGTCTTTATCATAGATGATAGCAAAGATTTTATAAATTCAGCAATAAAACTCCTTACCGAAGAGGGAATTGAGGTAATAGGCTATGCCTACTCTGGAAAAGAAGGGATTGAAAGTCTTCAAAACTTAAATCCTGATATTGTATTTGTAGATATAGTAATGCCTGATATGGATGGATTCTCAGTAATAAAAGAGCTTAAAAAACTAAACAATCCTTTTAAAACCGTAATTCTGACCTTATATGATAATGACGAATACAGAAAAGTAAGTGAGGAAATAGCAGACGGATTTGTCTCTAAATCTGACTTTTTCTCAAAGATAAAAGAAATATTAGAAGGCAT from Dictyoglomus turgidum DSM 6724 includes:
- a CDS encoding response regulator, which produces MVKVFIIDDSKDFINSAIKLLTEEGIEVIGYAYSGKEGIESLQNLNPDIVFVDIVMPDMDGFSVIKELKKLNNPFKTVILTLYDNDEYRKVSEEIADGFVSKSDFFSKIKEILEGILREEKKKTIYKK
- a CDS encoding sensor histidine kinase, giving the protein MKEKESLSKFLIKAQEDAINLINKTIEEVRDISLNLRPSLLDNLGLLSALKWYIQKQTERANINIEYKFNFNEEKLEKDYAISVFRIIQEGITNAIRHANAKNIYVEIKEENKIVEITIKDDGIGLNVDEIWKVKERAELLGGKIALNSEIGKGT
- a CDS encoding response regulator, whose translation is MIVASTGNEIISKTKELNPDIILLDISMPEVENLSFCKKIKEISPNTKIIILTMHFSEEYVKEAFKNGAEGYILKDSSFSELEIAIKSVFEGHTYITPKVSKVIIKDYLQKEQNPLKLSPKDKKRS
- a CDS encoding VWA domain-containing protein: MISFEKPIFLVLIPIIYFLIKRYKKKAILRSIEILLILFSLSGLQIMSYSDRVNTFFLLDQSASIPSWEKERAIGFIKESLNSKKSYDRVGLVSFAGDVNVEQDLSENTDLSNLSGIKNPYFTNIEEALNRILLIKPQEKPARVIIFSDLQENAGRVLNLEDRIKRKKIQIDIFPLNTAFHKEISIEKIQNSDIGHLGQEFPISIRIKSYGIKEAKLKINFDGTSQIQDLKDLQEDNIISLSLKAKNTGLKEIEAEIYSPEDTYKENNMASSYIYIQGKPKILYLAGKDFNPTFAKSLVIQGWNVVIDFKPYSQISNLNSYQGVIMDNIPQEDLPLDKMELLKNFVIDKGGTLLILGGDKSFSAGNYHGTPLEEILPLTLKPEQILKKSNVAIIIVLDASGSMGSYSGGDMKMELAKESAQLVLDLLEDKDYFGLIAFDHSYQWIVPLQPLTNKEEAASLISRISPGGGTALYPPLKSAGESLLKVPIKSKHIIAITDGQTEGGDFYNLVRNLAKYKITVSTIGIGEDANIPLLKDIANWGNGRFYHTWNIRNLPQLLLSETKALLRSNIVEKSFIPKSLADEKIEFPPLKGYVLTSSRYPYPTILSSPEGDPILAKGQFGLGQVIAFTSALKNYWGDEWLKWNKLGKFFSEMLREAIPHQVSEIQISIREEEGKGILNIVYADKDGNYINFANLKYTLTDIQGREIKGSFYQKAPGTYEAIFPIEKLGKYQITIQDNDKILAKIPWSFGNSKEFIPKTFNKELAQKITSISSGKIISSPSDVFRRMPYWDADKKDLSTPLLISCVILFLVELISRRWKEIQELILNLLGKIKIVEDQEWYKKVESKMIEEFNKKPTPSMLETVTLELRARMFIAHLKEEERKRKEKK